In the Phaseolus vulgaris cultivar G19833 chromosome 7, P. vulgaris v2.0, whole genome shotgun sequence genome, one interval contains:
- the LOC137830398 gene encoding calcium-dependent protein kinase 1-like, producing the protein MGNTCTGPSISKNGLFQSVSAAIWRSQLPDESVSNRESVKEEATSVPESPLPVQNKPPEQITMPKPEAKQEAKSETEPAQGQEKKKHKKHGSVKRVSSAGLRVDSVLQRETDNFKEFFTLGRKLGQGQFGTTFLCVEKATGNEYACKSIAKRKLVTDDDVEDVRREIQIMHHLAGHPNVISIKGAYEDAVAVHVVMELCAGGELFDRIIQRGHYTERQAAELTRTIVGVVEACHSLGVMHRDLKPENFLFVNQLEDSLLKTIDFGLSVFFKPGDIFSDVVGSPYYVAPEVLRKRYGPEADVWSAGVILYILLSGVPPFWAENEQGIFEQVLRGDLDFSSDPWPNISESAKDLVRKMLVRDPRRRLTAHQVLCHPWIQVDGVAPDKPLDSAVLSRLKQFSAMNKLKKMALIIIAESLSEEEIAGLKEMFKMIDADNSGQITFEELKAGLKRVGANLNESEIYDLMQAADIDNSGTIDYGEFLAATLHRNKIEREDNLFAAFSYFDKDGSGYITQEELQQACDEFGIKDVRLEEIIKEIDEDNDGRIDYNEFVAMMQKGNLPSVGKKGLENSFSIKFREALKL; encoded by the exons ATGGGGAACACATGTACTGGTCCTAGCATTTCaaaaaatggtttgtttcaATCAGTTTCTGCAGCAATTTGGCGGTCTCAATTGCCCGATGAATCAGTGTCTAATAGAGAATCTGTAAAAGAGGAAGCAACTAGTGTGCCCGAATCGCCTTTGCCTGTCCAAAATAAACCTCCTGAGCAGATAACTATGCCGAAACCTGAAGCCAAACAAGAGGCAAAATCAGAAACAGAACCAGCACAGGGAcaagagaagaagaagcacAAGAAACATGGTTCTGTGAAGAGAGTTTCTAGTGCAGGGCTTCGAGTTGACTCTGTGTTGCAAAGAGAGACTGATAATTTCAAGGAGTTCTTCACTCTTGGGAGAAAACTTGGACAGGGTCAGTTTGGGACAACTTTCTTGTGTGTGGAGAAGGCAACAGGAAATGAGTATGCCTGCAAATCTATTGCAAAGAGGAAGCTTGTCACAGATGATGATGTTGAGGATGTGAGAAGAGAAATTCAGATAATGCACCACTTGGCTGGGCATCCTAATGTTATATCCATCAAAGGTGCATATGAGGATGCTGTGGCTGTTCATGTTGTGATGGAATTGTGTGCAGGTGGAGAGCTTTTTGATAGGATTATTCAGCGTGGACATTATACTGAAAGACAGGCAGCTGAACTTACCAGGACTATTGTGGGGGTTGTGGAAGCTTGCCATTCTCTTGGTGTGATGCACAGAGACCTTAAACCTGAGAATTTTCTCTTCGTCAATCAGCTAGAAGATTCACTTCTAAAAACTATTGACTTTGGATTGTCTGTCTTCTTTAAGCCAG GTGATATCTTTTCTGATGTGGTGGGCAGCCCATACTATGTTGCTCCTGAAGTTTTGCGAAAGCGTTATGGTCCTGAGGCAGATGTGTGGAGTGCTGGTGTTATCCTTTACATTCTTTTGAGCGGAGTGCCTCCATTTTGGGCTG AAAACGAACAAGGAATATTTGAACAGGTTCTACGTGGTGATCTTGATTTTTCTTCTGACCCCTGGCCTAACATTTCTGAAAGTGCGAAAGATTTAGTACGAAAAATGCTTGTTCGTGACCCTAGAAGGAGGTTGACTGCGCATCAAGTATTAT GTCATCCTTGGATTCAAGTTGATGGTGTAGCTCCTGACAAGCCACTTGATTCTGCTGTATTAAGTCGCTTGAAGCAATTTTCTGCAATGAACAAGCTCAAGAAAATGGCTCTTATA atTATTGCTGAGAGCTTATCTGAAGAAGAAATTGCTGGCTTAAAAGAGATGTTCAAGATGATAGATGCAGACAATAGTGGTCAAATCACCTTTGAAGAACTTAAAGCTGGTTTGAAAAGAGTGGGTGCTAATCTTAATGAGTCTGAAATTTATGATCTAATGCAAGCG GCTGATATTGATAACAGTGGGACAATTGATTATGGCGAATTCCTTGCTGCAACATTACACCGCAAcaaaattgaaagagaagacaATCTATTTGCAGCCTTTTCTTACTTTGATAAAGATGGAAGTGGCTATATTACTCAGGAAGAACTTCAACAGGCTTGTGATGAGTTTGGCATAAAAGATGTTCGTTTGGAAGAGATAATCAAGGAAATTGATGAAGATAAT GATGGACGCATAGATTACAATGAATTTGTGGCAATGATGCAGAAAGGAAATCTTCCATCTGTTGGTAAAAAGGGTTTAGAAAATAGCTTCAGTATTAAGTTCAGGGAGGCATTAAAATTGTAG